Below is a window of Streptomyces spongiicola DNA.
CGTTCTCGCGCACAACGGCCTGTTCCGCCTGTACGGGGTGGACCCGTTGACCGGCAAGGCGACCCACAAGGGGGCGTTCCCCATGGGTCACCAGGTCGAGGATCTGGCCCTGCCGGTCAACCAGCGACAGGCGGGCTGACGAGAGCGCACGGCACGAACGGCGGCTTTCGGGGACAGGGCCTCTCCTGCCTTCTTCCCGGAAGCCGTTGCCCGCAGTGGTGTCCCGCCGCTCGGGACGGCCGATCGTGCCCGGGGGTTCCGAGCGCACGCTCGGCCGCCGCGAGTTCGGGACGGGACTGCTGCCGATGCGGCCGGTCGGCGGATCGCCGGGGCGTGGGCCGCTTCGGCGCGGCCTTTCAGGACCTGGGTATCAGGACCTGGGCTTCAGGGCCTGGGCTTCAGGGCCTGGGCTTCAGGACCTGGGCTTCAGGACGTGGGCATCAGGACCGTGTCGACGATGTAGACGGTGGCGTTGGCCGTGGGGACGTTGCCGCAGACGACCTTCGAGCTGTCGTTGACGGTGTAGTCCTCGCCCGAACCCCTGGTGGTGAGCTTCGACTTCCGCAGCGTCTCGTAGCTGCCGTTCTCGAGCTGCTGCGGGGTGAGCTTCCGGCCGACCACGTGGTACGTGAGGATGTCGGTCAGCATGGCCTTGTCGGCGAGGACCTTGTCCAGGTCCGCCTTCGGGAGCTTGGCGAAGGCGTCGTTGGTGGGCGCGAACACGGTGATGTTCTGGGCGCTGTTGAGGGTGTCGGCCAGGCCGGCCTTCTTGACCGCGGTGACCAGCGTGGACAGGGCGGGGTTGTTGGAGGCGGCGGTGGCTACCGGGTCCTTGGCCATGCCGTCGAAGGAGCCGGCGCCTTCCGCCGGGACCGACGCGCAGGCCGGCCCGAACGGCCCGGTGACGCCCGGGGCGGCGTCGTCCACGGCCGGGTTCGACTGCTCCCCGGCCGGCTCCGCCGTGCTCTCGCCCGCCGCCGACGTCGAGGAGTCGCTCTCCCCGCACGCGGTCAGCACCAGCGGCAGCACGGCCGCCGCGGCGACGGCCACGGCGGTACGGCGGAAGCGGAAACTGTTCATCGTGTTCTCCATGGTGATCGAAGGACCACGTTGTGCAGTGGTCTGGGGTTGTCGGGAGGCCTCGCGGGAGGGCGGGGCCGGGTCTACCCGCGGGTGCCGGTCTCGCCGGGGGTTCCGGCGTGTCCGTGCAGGGGGTTCATCCGCGGCGGGCGGTGTCCCGGCGGCCGGCGCCCCGGGAGGTCGCCCGTTTGATCGTCACACCTGGGATTCGGGGTGCGGCCCGGAGCGGATTGGCGGATGCCCGGGACCGCTGAGAAGTCACCCTTTGGTGCAAGCTCCGACGGTCGTTCGAAGGCCTGCCTTGCTCGGGTGGCGGTCAGGTGGCGGTCAGGTGGCGGTCAGGTGACGGTCACGACGACGCTGTGCCAGCCGGTCGCGCCGTCGGGCATGGTGCGGGCGCGCCGCTCTGTCTGGGTCTCGCCCGTGCGGTCGGTGGCACGCACGGTGAGGGTGTGGGTGCCGGGGACGGCCTTCCAGGCGAGGGACCACTGGCGCCAGGTGTCGCTGGTGTGTTCGGCCGCCAGGTCCGCCGGCCGCCACGGGCCGTCGTCGACTCGTACCTCGACACGGTCGATGCCCCGGTGCTGGGCCCAGGCGACTCCGGCGACCATGACGGTGCCGGGTGCCGGGCGTGCGAAGGGCTTGGGGGTGTCGATCCGGGACTGCGTCTTGACGGGTGCCCTGCGGGCCCACTTCCGCCGCACCCAGTAGGGGTCGTACGCGTCGAAGGTGGTGAGTTCGATGTCCTCGACCCACTTGCAGGCGGAGACGTACCCGTAGAGGCCGGGGACGACCATGCGGACCGGGAAGCCGTGGTCGAAGGGCAGCGGTTCGCCGTTCATCCCGACGGCGAGCATGGCGTCCCGGCCGTCCATCACATCCTCTACGGGGGTGCCGAGGGTCATGCCGTCCACGGACCGGGCCACCAACTGGTCGGCGGGGCCCCCGCGCGATGGCGGCCTGACCCCTGCCCGCCGGAGCAGGTCTGCCAGGCGTACCCCGATCCAGCGCGCGGTGCCGACATAGGGGCCGCCGACCTCGTTGGACACGCAGGCCAAGGTGATGTCGCGCTCGATGAGTTCGCCTTCCAGCAGGTCCTGGAAGGTGAGGGTGAGCGGGCGGGTGACGCCCGTGCCGTGGATCTCCAGGCGCCATGCCGTGGCGTCGACCTCGGGTACGACGAGTGCGGTGTCGACGCGGTAGAAGTCCTTGTTCGGGGTGGTGAACGGGAGCATTCCGGGAAGGCGCAGTGCGGTACGGGTGGCGATCGCCGGGGCTGGTGACCCGGGGGCAGGCAGGGTGACAGCCGCGCGTGCCCCGGTGGCGTCACCGGTACGGGCCGCGGTCAGCCCCCGACTCAGAGTCCCGGCCCCGGCGGAGGCGACGGCCGCCGCGGACGCGGCGATCAGGAAGCCTCGGCGGTCCCGGCCGTCCGGTTCGTGCGGTGCCATCCCGGCACCGGCACCGGGACCGGCACCGGCACCGGGACCGGCACCGGCACCGGGACCGGCACCGGCACCGGTCCCGGCGCTGGTGCCGGTGCCCGTGCCGGTCAGACGCCCGGTCAGGACGTAAAGCACCGCGGCACCGGCAAGTGCCCCCGCGGCCGAGGGCAGGGCGTCGGTCCACGACACCGAGTCCGGGCGCCCGAGCGCGGCGAGCGCTCCGACCGCACCGAAGGCCAGGACTCCGAGAGCACCGGCCCGCCGATGGCGCAGGGCCAGCAGGCCGAGGGCCGCGGCGGACAGCGCCAGCACGGTGAGGATGCCCGCCCGCAGCACGAGTTTGTCGTCGGTGCCGAAGCTGCGGACCGCCCAGTCCTTCACCGCCGCCGGGGTGAGGTCGATGGACGCGCCCCCGACCGCGACCAGGGGACCGGCCTCCGGTCGTGTGAGCGCCGCCCCGAGTTCGGCCACTGCCAGCGAGGAGAACACGGCCAGGAGGGCGCCGGCGCCCGCCAGCGCCCTTCGGATGAGTAGTGCTCGGTTGGTGGTCACACCGGTTCTTCGCGACGAGGCGTCCACCGGCTTGGACCCGGCGGCCCCGGCGACCTCGGCGGCCCCGGCGACCTCGGCGGGTTCGGCTGCCCTGTGGAGGTATGAGCCCGCCGCCTGGGAGAGGTGGTGGTCAGCCCCCCTCTCCGGATGTGCCGGCAGGCGGGGGCGGCCGGGCCCGCCGGCCCGCCGAGGACCTGCTGCCCGGACCGCGCGGGCACGGCCGGGCCCCCGGGACGCGGGTGACCCATCCGCTGAACCGACCGTTGCGAAGTAGGGACGGGAGGCGAAGCGCCGCCCGGCACATGACGCGGAGAACAACCCGACTGTCTTCATGGGCCACCGCAGGGCCGGCACGCGAGGGAAGCGTTCCGCCGGACAGGACAGCTGCCCGTATGCGGCAGCCCAGCAGCGATGAGAGGGACCCCGTTGAGTCAACCCGCTTCTTCCGGCCCGTCGCACCCGGCTGAACCGAGACTGGACGAGACCATGCGGCGAGTCGCGTGCGGCGACAAGGAAGCCTTCACGGCCCTCTACGACGCCGTCGCCGACACCGTGTTCGGGATCGTCCTGAAGGTGGTGCGCGATCGAGCCCAGTCCGAGGAGGTCGCGCAGGAGGTCATGATCGACCTGTGGCGGCGTGCTCCGCGCTACGACCCGGGCAAGGGCAGTGTCCACGCCTGGGCCGCGATGCTCGCCCACCGCCGTGCTGTCGACCGGGTCCGCTCGGCCGAGGCCGCCGCCCATCGCGACCACGATCACGCCGTGCGCGACCAC
It encodes the following:
- the sigK gene encoding ECF RNA polymerase sigma factor SigK, whose protein sequence is MSQPASSGPSHPAEPRLDETMRRVACGDKEAFTALYDAVADTVFGIVLKVVRDRAQSEEVAQEVMIDLWRRAPRYDPGKGSVHAWAAMLAHRRAVDRVRSAEAAAHRDHDHAVRDHQRPYDDVAERVESRLQSQQVRRCMKQLTDIQRQAVTLAYYQGLTYREVAQTLGTPLPTVKTRMRDGLIRLRDCMGVTA
- a CDS encoding fasciclin domain-containing protein; its protein translation is MNSFRFRRTAVAVAAAAVLPLVLTACGESDSSTSAAGESTAEPAGEQSNPAVDDAAPGVTGPFGPACASVPAEGAGSFDGMAKDPVATAASNNPALSTLVTAVKKAGLADTLNSAQNITVFAPTNDAFAKLPKADLDKVLADKAMLTDILTYHVVGRKLTPQQLENGSYETLRKSKLTTRGSGEDYTVNDSSKVVCGNVPTANATVYIVDTVLMPTS
- a CDS encoding molybdopterin-dependent oxidoreductase; this encodes MTTNRALLIRRALAGAGALLAVFSSLAVAELGAALTRPEAGPLVAVGGASIDLTPAAVKDWAVRSFGTDDKLVLRAGILTVLALSAAALGLLALRHRRAGALGVLAFGAVGALAALGRPDSVSWTDALPSAAGALAGAAVLYVLTGRLTGTGTGTSAGTGAGAGPGAGAGPGAGAGPGAGAGMAPHEPDGRDRRGFLIAASAAAVASAGAGTLSRGLTAARTGDATGARAAVTLPAPGSPAPAIATRTALRLPGMLPFTTPNKDFYRVDTALVVPEVDATAWRLEIHGTGVTRPLTLTFQDLLEGELIERDITLACVSNEVGGPYVGTARWIGVRLADLLRRAGVRPPSRGGPADQLVARSVDGMTLGTPVEDVMDGRDAMLAVGMNGEPLPFDHGFPVRMVVPGLYGYVSACKWVEDIELTTFDAYDPYWVRRKWARRAPVKTQSRIDTPKPFARPAPGTVMVAGVAWAQHRGIDRVEVRVDDGPWRPADLAAEHTSDTWRQWSLAWKAVPGTHTLTVRATDRTGETQTERRARTMPDGATGWHSVVVTVT